The DNA sequence CTCCGACTACGTGCGCAACATCAAGGCAAACCCCGCGGTGCGGCTGCGCATCCGCGACCAGTGGCGCACCGGGACCGCACACCTGCTGCCCGAGGATGACGCGCGCGCGCGGCTGCAGCAGTTGCCGACGGCCAACAGCGCGGTGGTCCGTGCGGTCGGCACCGAGCTGCTGACCGTCCGGGTGGATCTGGACTGACTGTGGTAGCAGAGGTTGCCTCGGATGGATGAAGTCTTCTGAGAGATAACAGCTTTCACCTTCGCTGATCGCGGGATGATCGGTACCATCGCGATATGCCGGATCAAACCCAACCCACGTCCCGCATCATCGAACAGAACGCGGCGGCGGAGCGGGAGCTCCCCTTTGCCAACGCGGTGGACCAAGAAGATGCAGATCGAGGATTCATCGCCGCGCTTGAACCCGGGGTGGTCAAGGACGCCTCGGGAAAGGTCGTGTGGGACAACGACTCCTATGCGTTCCTCCGTGAAGGTTGCCCGTCATCGGTGCATCCAAGCCTGTGGCGGCAATGCGGGCTGGTGATCAGGCAGGGGTTGTACGAAGTCACTGAGGGTATCTATCAGATCCGTGGGCTCGACATGTCGAACATGACCCTCGTCGAGGGTGACGCAGGCGTTATCGTCATCGATCCGTTGATCTCTGCCGAGACCGCCGCAGCCGGACTCGCGCTCTACCGCAGCCACCGCGGCGACCGTCCGGTCACCGGGCTGATTTACACGCACTCGCATGTCGATCACTTCGGCGGTGCGCTCGGGGTTATCACGAATGAGGAGGTGATGGCGGGGCGCTGTTCCGTGATCGCACCCGCCGGCTTCCTGGAGCATGCCGTCGCCGAGAACGTCTACGCCGGCACCGCGATGACTCGCCGCGCGGTCTACATGTATGGCGCGGTGCTGCCCAGGGGGCCGCTCGGGCAGGTGGGAGCCGGTCTGGGGCAAACTAATTCGATCGGCACTGTGACCCTGATTGCGCCAACACTGAACGTCACGCACAGTGGTCAGGAGGAGGCTGTCGACGGAGTTCGCGTGGTCTTCCAGCTCACCCCGGGTACCGAGGCGCCCGCAGAAATGAACTTTTACTTCCCCGAGCGCCGCGCGCTCTGCATGGCCGAGAACGCCACCCACACCCTGCACAACCTGCTGACATTGCGTGGCGCGCTGGTACGCGACCCGCATGTGTGGTCGCAGTACATCACCGAGGCCATCAACCTGTTCGGGTACGACTCCGATGTGGTGTTCGCATCGCACCATTGGCCGACCTGGGGCACCGAGAGGCTGGTGGAATACCTGTCTCTGCAACGTGATCTGTATGCCTACCTGCATGACCAGACCCTGCGACGGCTGAACCAGGGGCAGGTGGGTTCGGAGATCGCCGAGACCATGCAGCTGCCGCCCGCGATTGCGCATGCGTGGCATACGCGCGGCTACTACGGCTCGGTCAGCCACAACGTCAAGGCCATCTACCAGCGTTACATGGGCTGGTTCGACGGCAATCCCGCGCACCTGTGGGAACACCCTCCGGTGGCCGGCGCGCAGCGGCACGTGGAGTTCATGGGGGGTGCGCAGGAAGTGTTGCGCAAGGCGCGCAAGGCATTCGACGACGGCGACTACCGTTGGGTGGCGCAGGTGGTCAACTATGTGATCTTCGCCGACCCCACGAACGATGAGGCAAAAGACTTGCAGGCCAGCTGTTTCGAACAACTCGGATATGGCTCGGAAAACGCCACCTGGCGCAATTTCTACTTGATGGGCGCCCATGAATTACGGCATGGCAGTGTCGGAACCCCGATCGCGACCGACTCGCCGACCATGCTCGCGGCGCTGACCATCGACCAGGTATTCGATGCGCTGGCGCTGCGGGTCAACGGGCCGAAGGCCTGGAACGATCGGTTCGTCAGCGATTGGCACTTCACCGACGAGGGTCGGGTCGACCGGCTCGAGCTACGAAACGGCGTGCTGGTGCACTATCCCCGGCCGTCCGGGACATCGCTGCCGTCTGCCGATGTCACCTTCACTCTTACCCGACCCGCCTTGATCACGGTGCTGCTCGGCGGCGGCGATCCGGCACAGGCCTTCGGCTCGGGCGACATCACCGTCGACGGCGATGTCAGCGGGTTCGCGCGGCTGGTGGCGGTGCTTGATCAGCCCGATCCCAACTTTGCCATCGTGACGCCATAACCAGTTGGGGCGCAGGTGCCCGTGACGGGTAACTAAGGTTGGTCCTCATGCCTACCGAGATCCCGCGCCTTCGTCTGTGCGCAGTGCTTGGTGTGGTGCTTCTGGCCGGGTGCTCCGTCAGCGCGCCCCCGGCCGTGCAGGGCAGCGAGACGACCAGCTCGACGACGCCGCCACCGCCCAGGAAAGAGCAGATCGTGGTCGGGATCGACTCGATCGGTGCCGGGTTCAACCCGCACTTGCTGTCCGATCAGTCGCCGGTGAACTCCGCGATCAGCTCGCTGGTGCTGCCCAGCGCGTTCCGGCCGATACCCGACTCGGCGACCACCACCGGCTCGCGCTGGGAGCTGGACCCGACCCTGCTGGTTTCCGCCGAGGAGACCAGCCAGGAACCCTTCACCGTCACCTACACGATCCGTCCCGAGGCGCAGTGGACCGATAACGCACCTATCGGCGCCGATGACTTCTCGTACCTGTGGCAACAGATGCTCATTCAGCCCGGGACCGTCGACCCGGCGGGCTACGGAAGCATCACCGATGTGCAGTCCCGTGATGGCGGTAAGCGCGTGGTCGTCACGTTTGACCACAAGTACCCGGCGTGGCGCGAGCTGTTCACCGACCTGCTGCCCGCGCACATCGTGAAGGACATCCCCGGTGGGTTCGCCTCCGGGCTGATCAAGTCGATGCCTGCCTCCGGGGGGCGTTTCCGGGTCGACGCGATTGACCCCCAGCGTGACGAGATTCTG is a window from the Mycobacteroides salmoniphilum genome containing:
- a CDS encoding alkyl/aryl-sulfatase produces the protein MPDQTQPTSRIIEQNAAAERELPFANAVDQEDADRGFIAALEPGVVKDASGKVVWDNDSYAFLREGCPSSVHPSLWRQCGLVIRQGLYEVTEGIYQIRGLDMSNMTLVEGDAGVIVIDPLISAETAAAGLALYRSHRGDRPVTGLIYTHSHVDHFGGALGVITNEEVMAGRCSVIAPAGFLEHAVAENVYAGTAMTRRAVYMYGAVLPRGPLGQVGAGLGQTNSIGTVTLIAPTLNVTHSGQEEAVDGVRVVFQLTPGTEAPAEMNFYFPERRALCMAENATHTLHNLLTLRGALVRDPHVWSQYITEAINLFGYDSDVVFASHHWPTWGTERLVEYLSLQRDLYAYLHDQTLRRLNQGQVGSEIAETMQLPPAIAHAWHTRGYYGSVSHNVKAIYQRYMGWFDGNPAHLWEHPPVAGAQRHVEFMGGAQEVLRKARKAFDDGDYRWVAQVVNYVIFADPTNDEAKDLQASCFEQLGYGSENATWRNFYLMGAHELRHGSVGTPIATDSPTMLAALTIDQVFDALALRVNGPKAWNDRFVSDWHFTDEGRVDRLELRNGVLVHYPRPSGTSLPSADVTFTLTRPALITVLLGGGDPAQAFGSGDITVDGDVSGFARLVAVLDQPDPNFAIVTP
- a CDS encoding nitroreductase/quinone reductase family protein, which codes for MADFNSIKRLVVHNAQRYLVNPVGRRLPVVQLETTGRTSGQPRRTAIGGRLVGSQFWLVSEHGEHSDYVRNIKANPAVRLRIRDQWRTGTAHLLPEDDARARLQQLPTANSAVVRAVGTELLTVRVDLD